A stretch of the Malus sylvestris chromosome 10, drMalSylv7.2, whole genome shotgun sequence genome encodes the following:
- the LOC126587011 gene encoding protein PHR1-LIKE 3-like isoform X1, whose amino-acid sequence MFPGLMHEGGGMVGGEDMQMQGHSHRGGGDPCLVLTSDPKPRLRWTADLHERFVDAVTQLGGSSKATPKAIMRTMNVKGLTLFHLKSHLQKYRLGKQSGKDMTDISKDGLSASYLLESPGTGNSSPNLPTSDLNEGYEVKEALRAQMEVQSKLHVQVEAEKHLQIRQDAERRYMAMLERACKMLADQFIGGSVTDTDSHKCHGLGNKNPKGSSIDMLGFYTLQSTDVVGVHGPDEELPISIHTQRADCSTESCLTSHESPGGLTLEGSPGGGKKRMLSLDTGNGSLVWGEAKVRTQEINIAPIEPPRGIARYGM is encoded by the exons aTGTTTCCGGGACTGATGCACGAAGGAGGAGGCATGGTTGGTGGGGAAGATATGCAAATGCAAGGTCACAGTCACAGGGGAGGTGGAGATCCTTGCCTCGTTTTAACTTCCGATCCCAAACCCCGTCTTCGTTGGACGGCTGACCTTCACGAACGATTTGTCGATGCCGTCACTCAGCTCGGCGGTTCCTCCA AAGCTACGCCAAAGGCTATTATGCGGACAATGAATGTCAAGGGCCTCACACTTTTTCATTTGAAGAGTCACctgcag AAATACagactaggtaagcaatcagggaaggatATGACCGATATATCCAAGGATG GATTGTCAGCTTCCTACCTTCTAGAAAGCCCTGGTACCGGCAATTCTTCACCAAATTTGCCAACTTCTGATTTGAATGA GGGTTATGAAGTTAAGGAGGCATTGCGAGCACAGATGGAAGTGCAAAGTAAATTACATGTGCAAGTTGAG GCTGAGAAGCACTTGCAGATTCGCCAGGATGCAGAACGAAGATATATGGCCATGCTTGAGAGAGCTTGTAAGATGCTTGCTGATCAATTCATTGGAGGTTCAGTTACTGATACAGACAGCCATAAATGTCATGGGTTGGGGAATAAGAATCCAAAAGGTTCCTCCATTGACATGCTTGGCTTCTACACATTGCAATCCACAGATGTAGTTGGGGTTCATGGTCCAGATGAAGAGCTGCCAATTAGTATCCATACCCAGAGAGCTGATTGCTCCACTGAAAGCTGCCTCACGTCACATGAGAGCCCTGGAGGACTGACCTTGGAAGGATCTCCAGGTGGCGGGAAAAAGAGAATGTTGAGCCTGGACACCGGCAATGGATCTTTAGTTTGGGGCGAAGCCAAGGTGAGAACCCAAGAGATTAATATAGCCCCAATTGAACCTCCTCGTGGGATTGCTAGGTATGGTATGTAG
- the LOC126587011 gene encoding protein PHR1-LIKE 3-like isoform X2: MFPGLMHEGGGMVGGEDMQMQGHSHRGGGDPCLVLTSDPKPRLRWTADLHERFVDAVTQLGGSSKATPKAIMRTMNVKGLTLFHLKSHLQKYRLGKQSGKDMTDISKDASYLLESPGTGNSSPNLPTSDLNEGYEVKEALRAQMEVQSKLHVQVEAEKHLQIRQDAERRYMAMLERACKMLADQFIGGSVTDTDSHKCHGLGNKNPKGSSIDMLGFYTLQSTDVVGVHGPDEELPISIHTQRADCSTESCLTSHESPGGLTLEGSPGGGKKRMLSLDTGNGSLVWGEAKVRTQEINIAPIEPPRGIARYGM; encoded by the exons aTGTTTCCGGGACTGATGCACGAAGGAGGAGGCATGGTTGGTGGGGAAGATATGCAAATGCAAGGTCACAGTCACAGGGGAGGTGGAGATCCTTGCCTCGTTTTAACTTCCGATCCCAAACCCCGTCTTCGTTGGACGGCTGACCTTCACGAACGATTTGTCGATGCCGTCACTCAGCTCGGCGGTTCCTCCA AAGCTACGCCAAAGGCTATTATGCGGACAATGAATGTCAAGGGCCTCACACTTTTTCATTTGAAGAGTCACctgcag AAATACagactaggtaagcaatcagggaaggatATGACCGATATATCCAAGGATG CTTCCTACCTTCTAGAAAGCCCTGGTACCGGCAATTCTTCACCAAATTTGCCAACTTCTGATTTGAATGA GGGTTATGAAGTTAAGGAGGCATTGCGAGCACAGATGGAAGTGCAAAGTAAATTACATGTGCAAGTTGAG GCTGAGAAGCACTTGCAGATTCGCCAGGATGCAGAACGAAGATATATGGCCATGCTTGAGAGAGCTTGTAAGATGCTTGCTGATCAATTCATTGGAGGTTCAGTTACTGATACAGACAGCCATAAATGTCATGGGTTGGGGAATAAGAATCCAAAAGGTTCCTCCATTGACATGCTTGGCTTCTACACATTGCAATCCACAGATGTAGTTGGGGTTCATGGTCCAGATGAAGAGCTGCCAATTAGTATCCATACCCAGAGAGCTGATTGCTCCACTGAAAGCTGCCTCACGTCACATGAGAGCCCTGGAGGACTGACCTTGGAAGGATCTCCAGGTGGCGGGAAAAAGAGAATGTTGAGCCTGGACACCGGCAATGGATCTTTAGTTTGGGGCGAAGCCAAGGTGAGAACCCAAGAGATTAATATAGCCCCAATTGAACCTCCTCGTGGGATTGCTAGGTATGGTATGTAG
- the LOC126587372 gene encoding myb family transcription factor PHL7-like isoform X2 encodes MDLVSGGNSLNNSNLASKQRLRWTHELHERFVDAVAQLGGPDRATPKGVLRVMGVQGLTIYHVKSHLQKYRLAKYLPDSSSDADKKEPGDVLSNLDGSPGMQITEALKLQMEVQKRLHEQLEVQRQLQLRIEAQGKYLKKIIEEQQRLSGVLSEAPGSGHLARLSSDNCPESDNKTDPATPAPTSECPLQDKAAKECAPAKSISIDESFSSHREPLTPDSGCHVGSPAESPKAERLTKKLRVNIGEAFTDPEAVLTHQILESSLNSSYQQGHTAFLPREQFHPSSGISFRNENQLEKDAGSDM; translated from the exons ATGGATCTCGTCAGTGGAGGAAACAGTCTCAACAATTCTAACCTTGCCTCAAAACAGCGATTGCGTTGGACGCATGAGCTTCATGAACGCTTTGTTGATGCTGTGGCACAACTTGGTGGCCCAGATC GTGCTACGCCCAAAGGTGTGTTGAGAGTGATGGGTGTACAAGGTTTAACCATATACCATGTAAAAAGCCATTTACAG AAATATCGACTTGCAAAATACCTACCAGACTCCTCATCTGATG CTGACAAGAAAGAACCTGGGGATGTGCTTTCCAATTTGGATGGTTCACC TGGAATGCAAATCACAGAAGCACTCAAGCTGCAGATGGAGGTGCAGAAGCGACTACATGAGCAATTAGAG GTACAGAGACAGCTACAGTTACGGATAGAAGCCCAAGGTAAATACTTGAAGAAAATTATTGAAGAGCAGCAGCGACTTAGTGGAGTTCTTTCAGAAGCACCTGGCTCTGGGCACCTAGCTCGTTTGTCAAGTGACAATTGCCCAGAATCTGACAACAAGACTGATCCTGCAACTCCTGCCCCGACCTCAGAGTGCCCCCTCCAAGACAAGGCCGCCAAGGAATGTGCGCCAGCCAAGAGCATTTCCATTGATGAATCTTTCTCATCGCATCGTGAACCCTTAACTCCAGATTCAGGTTGTCATGTTGGTTCTCCAGCTGAGAGTCCAAAAGCAGAGAGGTTGACAAAGAAGCTACGGGTTAACATAGGTGAAGCATTCACTGATCCAGAAGCGGTGCTTACACACCAGATACTAGAGTCGAGCTTAAACTCTTCCTACCAGCAAGGACATACAGCTTTCCTGCCTAGGGAGCAGTTTCATCCCTCATCCGGGATTTCATTCAGGAATGAAAATCAATTGGAAAAAGATGCAGGCAGTGACATGTAG
- the LOC126587372 gene encoding myb family transcription factor PHL7-like isoform X1, which yields MDLVSGGNSLNNSNLASKQRLRWTHELHERFVDAVAQLGGPDRATPKGVLRVMGVQGLTIYHVKSHLQKYRLAKYLPDSSSDGKKADKKEPGDVLSNLDGSPGMQITEALKLQMEVQKRLHEQLEVQRQLQLRIEAQGKYLKKIIEEQQRLSGVLSEAPGSGHLARLSSDNCPESDNKTDPATPAPTSECPLQDKAAKECAPAKSISIDESFSSHREPLTPDSGCHVGSPAESPKAERLTKKLRVNIGEAFTDPEAVLTHQILESSLNSSYQQGHTAFLPREQFHPSSGISFRNENQLEKDAGSDM from the exons ATGGATCTCGTCAGTGGAGGAAACAGTCTCAACAATTCTAACCTTGCCTCAAAACAGCGATTGCGTTGGACGCATGAGCTTCATGAACGCTTTGTTGATGCTGTGGCACAACTTGGTGGCCCAGATC GTGCTACGCCCAAAGGTGTGTTGAGAGTGATGGGTGTACAAGGTTTAACCATATACCATGTAAAAAGCCATTTACAG AAATATCGACTTGCAAAATACCTACCAGACTCCTCATCTGATG GGAAAAAAGCTGACAAGAAAGAACCTGGGGATGTGCTTTCCAATTTGGATGGTTCACC TGGAATGCAAATCACAGAAGCACTCAAGCTGCAGATGGAGGTGCAGAAGCGACTACATGAGCAATTAGAG GTACAGAGACAGCTACAGTTACGGATAGAAGCCCAAGGTAAATACTTGAAGAAAATTATTGAAGAGCAGCAGCGACTTAGTGGAGTTCTTTCAGAAGCACCTGGCTCTGGGCACCTAGCTCGTTTGTCAAGTGACAATTGCCCAGAATCTGACAACAAGACTGATCCTGCAACTCCTGCCCCGACCTCAGAGTGCCCCCTCCAAGACAAGGCCGCCAAGGAATGTGCGCCAGCCAAGAGCATTTCCATTGATGAATCTTTCTCATCGCATCGTGAACCCTTAACTCCAGATTCAGGTTGTCATGTTGGTTCTCCAGCTGAGAGTCCAAAAGCAGAGAGGTTGACAAAGAAGCTACGGGTTAACATAGGTGAAGCATTCACTGATCCAGAAGCGGTGCTTACACACCAGATACTAGAGTCGAGCTTAAACTCTTCCTACCAGCAAGGACATACAGCTTTCCTGCCTAGGGAGCAGTTTCATCCCTCATCCGGGATTTCATTCAGGAATGAAAATCAATTGGAAAAAGATGCAGGCAGTGACATGTAG